One part of the Rutidosis leptorrhynchoides isolate AG116_Rl617_1_P2 chromosome 1, CSIRO_AGI_Rlap_v1, whole genome shotgun sequence genome encodes these proteins:
- the LOC139891496 gene encoding uncharacterized mitochondrial protein AtMg00810-like — protein MDALKRIIRYLKGTTELGIHINRSCSTDLIAYTDADWGGCPNTGRSTSGYCVFYGDNLISWSSKRQTTLSRSSVEAEYRGVAKVVAESCWLRNLLLELHCPTSKATLVFCDNISAIYLSGNPV, from the coding sequence ATGGATGCTTTAAAACGTATCATTCGATATTTAAAGGGAACCACTGAGCTCGGTATTCACATTAATCGGTCTTGCTCAACAGATTTAATAGCATACACCGATGCAGATTGGGGCGGTTGCCCCAACACTGGGCGCTCCACCTCCGGTTATTGTGTATTTTATGGAGATAACCTGATCTCCTGGTCATCCAAACGCCAAACAACGTTATCTCGATCAAGTGTCGAAGCCGAGTACCGAGGTGTCGCAAAAGTCGTAGCCGAATCATGCTGGCTGCGCAATCTACTTCTTGAACTGCATTGTCCAACTTCGAAAGCCACGTTGGTATTTTGTGACAACATTAGCGCCATTTATTTATCCGGAAATCCCGTTTAA